The following are encoded together in the Argopecten irradians isolate NY chromosome 5, Ai_NY, whole genome shotgun sequence genome:
- the LOC138323230 gene encoding enteropeptidase-like isoform X1, which translates to MKTRIGAILTLFYIYSVNADYGHSGCNSPSYLTSNYGRIVSQSGYGSQNSKYGNNKDCSWRINAPTGKVIRVTSSNFHLENDNQCSYDFLAIYDGPTSSAKLIGKFCGTQSVSVVSSGTHLFLEFITDDSVHFSGFQLNYRFIQSSSACGGTDHMCPNHKCIAHSFLCDGDDDCGDGSDEASCSSSGSANCASNEFACPDHSCIPSSWRCDGDNDCGDNSDERNCGVSSTSSSGTFTHVGDSGCGSKADNNGTSGSFSSKNYPNNYSPSLSCRWVINVPTGKNIRLTFNSNFNVESSRNCDYDKVTVYDGGSLQVVGRYCGSSAPPPVVVNSDHAVVVFTTDSSDQYTGFQINWSAIDGAGSSATCTKDIHFTSRGVITSPGFGLHSNYPADSHCIWRLFAPAGNIIRLHFTSFGVEGGRSCPFDAVHIFEGSSSAGTELANVCGNHIPADALSKSNTMFVSFNSDGDTQDIGFNATYTIEKVQVSPVSQLTDAACHASTAPTLNSTSGVILSEGRADGHRYPDNLNCRWAINAPPGKVITLTFNDFDVEKDSNCDYDYLKVYDGSSSHAHLIGTYCGITYPSQLTSTGNNMYIRFHTDDSEGGAGFNITYTEHVPIPTCSPTQFTCSDGKCISNSAVCDQHRDCSDGGDEIVCAYSQSCGRPAITPSLGNTKIVGGKEAVPNSWPWQGSLTFGSFHEHLCGATLISPRFAITAAHCFEDDRRPSHWQLVLGKHHLKQHDAHEVKVDIEKIMVHEHYDPDATSNDITLLKLATPVSLNNYVNVACLPSQPVRDNQECYTTGFGDVLGTCCADVLKQAALPIININTCNSSAYLDGQVLDTMICAGYSKGGHDSCQGDSGGPLVCNNGGRWQLEGIVSWGIGCGDPNQPGVYTRLFKYVRWIQEHISANS; encoded by the exons ATGAAGACAAGAATTGGTGCTATTTTAACATTATTCTACATATATAGTGTTAACGCAG ACTATGGTCACTCCGGTTGTAACAGTCCATCCTATCTGACCAGTAACTACGGACGCATTGTCTCCCAGAGTGGATATGGATCACAAAATTCGAAATACGGCAATAATAAAGACTGCTCGTGGAGGATAAATGCCCCTACTGGCAAGGTCATACGGGTGACCTCTTCTAATTTTCATCTGGAGAACGATAACCA ATGTAGTTACGATTTCCTTGCTATATATGATGGCCCCACGTCCAGCGCAAAGCTCATAGGGAAATTTTGTGGGACCCAGTCAGTGAGCGTTGTGTCATCCGGAACTCATCTTTTCCTGGAATTTATCACAGATGACAGTGTTCACTTCTCGGGGTTCCAATTAAATTACAGATTTATCCAGTCTTCTA GTGCCTGCGGCGGAACTGATCACATGTGTCCCAACCACAAATGTATTGCTCATAGCTTTCTGTGTGACGGGGACGACGACTGCGGAGATGGCAGCGACGAGGCTTCATGTTCCAGTTCCGGTTCCG CTAACTGCGCATCAAACGAGTTCGCCTGTCCGGACCACTCCTGTATACCATCCTCCTGGCGGTGTGATGGCGACAATGACTGTGGCGATAATTCCGATGAACGTAATTGTGGAGTTTCTTCCACATCCTCCTCTGGTACATTCACGCATGTCGGTGACTCCGGATGTGGAAGCAAGGCCGACAACAATGGCACATCCGGGAGTTTCAGCAGCAAGAACTACCCTAACAATTACTCGCCCAGTTTGTCTTGTCGTTGGGTAATCAACGTCCCTACCGGAAAG AATATCAGATTGACATTTAACTCCAATTTCAATGTGGAGTCGTCAAGGAATTGTGATTATGATAAAGTGACTGTCTACGATGGAGGATCACTCCAAGTTGTCG GACGATATTGTGGCAGTTCCGCTCCTCCACCTGTCGTTGTCAATAGCGACCATGCTGTAGTTGTGTTCACCACAGACAGCAGTGATCAATACACAGGATTCCAAATCAACTGGTCCGCCATTGATGGTG CCGGTTCTTCTGCCACATGCACGAAGGATATTCATTTTACCTCTCGGGGAGTTATAACTAGCCCTGGATTCGGTCTCCATAGTAATTACCCAGCCGACAGCCACTGTATCTGGAGACTTTTCGCTCCGGCCGGAAACATAATCCGCCTCCATTTTACCAGTTTTGGTGTTGAAGGAGGGCGTTCCTGTCCGTTCGATGCCGTCCATATTTTTGAGGGATCTTCATCTGCTGGGACCGAGCTGGCCAATGTCTGTGGGAATCACATCCCAGCTGATGCCTTGTCAAAATCAAACACTATGTTCGTTAGCTTCAATTCAGACGGAGATACTCAGGATATTGGCTTTAACGCTACGTACACAATTGAAAAAGTGCAAG TTTCTCCTGTGTCACAGTTGACTGATGCTGCATGTCATGCGTCAACTGCACCGACTCTCAACAGCACTTCCGGTGTTATTCTGTCAGAGGGACGCGCAGACGGCCATCGTTACCCTGACAACCTTAACTGCCGATGGGCAATCAACGCCCCACCTGGCAAAGTCATTACGCTCACTTTCAAT GACTTCGACGTGGAGAAGGACAGTAATTGTGATTATGATTACCTAAAAGTATACGATGGTTCATCATCACACGCACATCTCATTGGAACTTATTGCGGCATCACGTATCCAAGTCAACTTACATCTACCGGAAACAATATGTACATCCGGTTCCACACAGACGACAGCGAAGGTGGCGCCGGTTTTAACATCACATATACAGAACATGTTCCCATCC CTACTTGTTCTCCGACCCAGTTCACATGCTCTGATGGTAAATGTATCAGCAACAGCGCTGTCTGTGACCAGCATAGAGACTGTAGTGATGGTGGAGACGAAATAGTCTGTG CATACAGTCAATCATGTGGAAGACCTGCAATAACACCATCACTTGGCAACACCAAAATTGTCGGCGGAAAAGAGGCTGTTCCGAACAGCTGGCCTTGGCAAGGATCATTGACGTTCGGATCATTCCATGAACATCTTTGTGGAGCGACCTTAATCAGTCCTAGATTCGCCATTACAGCAGCACATTGCTTTGAGGA TGACCGCAGACCAAGCCACTGGCAGCTGGTACTTGGTAAACATCATTTGAAGCAGCACGACGCCCATGAAGTTAAGGTCGACATAGAAAAGATCATGGTCCACGAACATTACGACCCAGACGCCACTAGCAATGACATCACTCTTTTAAAACTGGCTACACCTGTTAGTCTCAACAATTACGTCAATGTAGCTTGTCTGCCATCACAGCCGGTCAGGGATAACCAGGAATGTTACACCACAGGATTCGGTGACGTTCTAG GAACATGTTGTGCTGATGTCCTAAAACAAGCTGCCCTACCTATCATCAATATAAACACATGTAATAGTTCTGCCTACCTGGATGGACAGGTGTTAGACACTATGATCTGTGCAGGCTATTCCAAAGGCGGACATGACTCGTGTCAG GGTGACAGTGGTGGTCCATTGGTATGTAATAATGGCGGCAGATGGCAGCTGGAGGGAATCGTTTCTTGGGGAATCGGCTGTGGAG ACCCGAACCAGCCCGGTGTCTACACAAGGTTATTTAAGTATGTGAGGTGGATCCAGGAACACATATCAGCTAATTCTTAG
- the LOC138323230 gene encoding dorsal-ventral patterning tolloid-like protein 1 isoform X2, giving the protein MKTRIGAILTLFYIYSVNADYGHSGCNSPSYLTSNYGRIVSQSGYGSQNSKYGNNKDCSWRINAPTGKVIRVTSSNFHLENDNQCSYDFLAIYDGPTSSAKLIGKFCGTQSVSVVSSGTHLFLEFITDDSVHFSGFQLNYRFIQSSSACGGTDHMCPNHKCIAHSFLCDGDDDCGDGSDEASCSSSGSANCASNEFACPDHSCIPSSWRCDGDNDCGDNSDERNCGVSSTSSSGTFTHVGDSGCGSKADNNGTSGSFSSKNYPNNYSPSLSCRWVINVPTGKNIRLTFNSNFNVESSRNCDYDKVTVYDGGSLQVVGRYCGSSAPPPVVVNSDHAVVVFTTDSSDQYTGFQINWSAIDGAGSSATCTKDIHFTSRGVITSPGFGLHSNYPADSHCIWRLFAPAGNIIRLHFTSFGVEGGRSCPFDAVHIFEGSSSAGTELANVCGNHIPADALSKSNTMFVSFNSDGDTQDIGFNATYTIEKVQVSPVSQLTDAACHASTAPTLNSTSGVILSEGRADGHRYPDNLNCRWAINAPPGKVITLTFNDFDVEKDSNCDYDYLKVYDGSSSHAHLIGTYCGITYPSQLTSTGNNMYIRFHTDDSEGGAGFNITYTEHVPIPTCSPTQFTCSDGKCISNSAVCDQHRDCSDGGDEIVCAYSQSCGRPAITPSLGNTKIVGGKEAVPNSWPWQGSLTFGSFHEHLCGATLISPRFAITAAHCFEDDRRPSHWQLVLGKHHLKQHDAHEVKVDIEKIMVHEHYDPDATSNDITLLKLATPVSLNNYVNVACLPSQPVRDNQECYTTGFGDVLGTCCADVVLLNIHGHVVLMSYCYISRNMLC; this is encoded by the exons ATGAAGACAAGAATTGGTGCTATTTTAACATTATTCTACATATATAGTGTTAACGCAG ACTATGGTCACTCCGGTTGTAACAGTCCATCCTATCTGACCAGTAACTACGGACGCATTGTCTCCCAGAGTGGATATGGATCACAAAATTCGAAATACGGCAATAATAAAGACTGCTCGTGGAGGATAAATGCCCCTACTGGCAAGGTCATACGGGTGACCTCTTCTAATTTTCATCTGGAGAACGATAACCA ATGTAGTTACGATTTCCTTGCTATATATGATGGCCCCACGTCCAGCGCAAAGCTCATAGGGAAATTTTGTGGGACCCAGTCAGTGAGCGTTGTGTCATCCGGAACTCATCTTTTCCTGGAATTTATCACAGATGACAGTGTTCACTTCTCGGGGTTCCAATTAAATTACAGATTTATCCAGTCTTCTA GTGCCTGCGGCGGAACTGATCACATGTGTCCCAACCACAAATGTATTGCTCATAGCTTTCTGTGTGACGGGGACGACGACTGCGGAGATGGCAGCGACGAGGCTTCATGTTCCAGTTCCGGTTCCG CTAACTGCGCATCAAACGAGTTCGCCTGTCCGGACCACTCCTGTATACCATCCTCCTGGCGGTGTGATGGCGACAATGACTGTGGCGATAATTCCGATGAACGTAATTGTGGAGTTTCTTCCACATCCTCCTCTGGTACATTCACGCATGTCGGTGACTCCGGATGTGGAAGCAAGGCCGACAACAATGGCACATCCGGGAGTTTCAGCAGCAAGAACTACCCTAACAATTACTCGCCCAGTTTGTCTTGTCGTTGGGTAATCAACGTCCCTACCGGAAAG AATATCAGATTGACATTTAACTCCAATTTCAATGTGGAGTCGTCAAGGAATTGTGATTATGATAAAGTGACTGTCTACGATGGAGGATCACTCCAAGTTGTCG GACGATATTGTGGCAGTTCCGCTCCTCCACCTGTCGTTGTCAATAGCGACCATGCTGTAGTTGTGTTCACCACAGACAGCAGTGATCAATACACAGGATTCCAAATCAACTGGTCCGCCATTGATGGTG CCGGTTCTTCTGCCACATGCACGAAGGATATTCATTTTACCTCTCGGGGAGTTATAACTAGCCCTGGATTCGGTCTCCATAGTAATTACCCAGCCGACAGCCACTGTATCTGGAGACTTTTCGCTCCGGCCGGAAACATAATCCGCCTCCATTTTACCAGTTTTGGTGTTGAAGGAGGGCGTTCCTGTCCGTTCGATGCCGTCCATATTTTTGAGGGATCTTCATCTGCTGGGACCGAGCTGGCCAATGTCTGTGGGAATCACATCCCAGCTGATGCCTTGTCAAAATCAAACACTATGTTCGTTAGCTTCAATTCAGACGGAGATACTCAGGATATTGGCTTTAACGCTACGTACACAATTGAAAAAGTGCAAG TTTCTCCTGTGTCACAGTTGACTGATGCTGCATGTCATGCGTCAACTGCACCGACTCTCAACAGCACTTCCGGTGTTATTCTGTCAGAGGGACGCGCAGACGGCCATCGTTACCCTGACAACCTTAACTGCCGATGGGCAATCAACGCCCCACCTGGCAAAGTCATTACGCTCACTTTCAAT GACTTCGACGTGGAGAAGGACAGTAATTGTGATTATGATTACCTAAAAGTATACGATGGTTCATCATCACACGCACATCTCATTGGAACTTATTGCGGCATCACGTATCCAAGTCAACTTACATCTACCGGAAACAATATGTACATCCGGTTCCACACAGACGACAGCGAAGGTGGCGCCGGTTTTAACATCACATATACAGAACATGTTCCCATCC CTACTTGTTCTCCGACCCAGTTCACATGCTCTGATGGTAAATGTATCAGCAACAGCGCTGTCTGTGACCAGCATAGAGACTGTAGTGATGGTGGAGACGAAATAGTCTGTG CATACAGTCAATCATGTGGAAGACCTGCAATAACACCATCACTTGGCAACACCAAAATTGTCGGCGGAAAAGAGGCTGTTCCGAACAGCTGGCCTTGGCAAGGATCATTGACGTTCGGATCATTCCATGAACATCTTTGTGGAGCGACCTTAATCAGTCCTAGATTCGCCATTACAGCAGCACATTGCTTTGAGGA TGACCGCAGACCAAGCCACTGGCAGCTGGTACTTGGTAAACATCATTTGAAGCAGCACGACGCCCATGAAGTTAAGGTCGACATAGAAAAGATCATGGTCCACGAACATTACGACCCAGACGCCACTAGCAATGACATCACTCTTTTAAAACTGGCTACACCTGTTAGTCTCAACAATTACGTCAATGTAGCTTGTCTGCCATCACAGCCGGTCAGGGATAACCAGGAATGTTACACCACAGGATTCGGTGACGTTCTAG gAACATGTTGTGCTGATGTCGTATTGTTAAATATTCATGGACATGTTGTGCTGatgtcatattgttatatttccaGGAACATGTTGTGCTGA